One segment of Proteus appendicitidis DNA contains the following:
- the pepB gene encoding aminopeptidase PepB encodes MNKQIMPIMLSNEPAAACWGERALISTSETGMTIHLTEENRLGAIQRGGRKVDSQGIRNVALVGEGWDLERSWAFWLGFRAPKGARSIEWPQLKDADKHELESRIRIVDWVRDTINTPAEELGPEQLAQRTVDLFCGLNKEDISYKITKGSDLRDQNYAGIYTVGRGSSRDPVYLALDFNPTKDSNAPVFACLVGKGITFDSGGYSIKPSSSMNSMKADMGGAATLAGALALAVTRGLNKRVKLLLCIADNMVSGNAFKLGDIIRYRNGKSVEIMNTDAEGRLVLADGLIDASNIAPELIIDAATLTGAAKVAVGNDYHSVLSFDDKLAAELLASAEQENELFWRLPLADFHRSQLPSSFADLNNIAAPSHTAGASTAAAFLSHFVTDYKKGWVHIDCSATYRKSSVEQWAAGATGYGVRSIANLLLAKAK; translated from the coding sequence ATGAATAAACAAATTATGCCTATCATGCTGTCAAATGAACCTGCTGCTGCATGTTGGGGTGAAAGAGCACTAATTAGCACTAGCGAAACCGGCATGACAATCCACTTAACGGAAGAAAACCGCTTAGGCGCTATTCAGCGTGGTGGACGTAAAGTTGATAGCCAAGGTATTCGTAACGTTGCACTTGTTGGCGAAGGCTGGGATTTAGAACGTAGTTGGGCTTTCTGGTTAGGTTTTAGAGCGCCTAAAGGCGCTCGTTCAATCGAATGGCCACAATTAAAGGATGCAGATAAACACGAACTAGAATCACGTATTCGCATCGTTGATTGGGTTAGAGATACCATCAATACACCGGCTGAAGAATTAGGACCTGAGCAATTGGCACAACGCACGGTTGATCTGTTCTGCGGTCTTAATAAAGAAGATATTAGCTATAAGATCACCAAAGGTTCTGATCTGCGCGATCAAAATTATGCTGGTATCTATACAGTAGGACGAGGTTCTTCTCGTGATCCTGTCTATTTAGCATTAGATTTCAACCCAACAAAAGATAGCAATGCCCCTGTATTTGCGTGTTTAGTCGGCAAAGGTATTACTTTTGACTCAGGTGGTTATAGCATCAAACCTTCATCATCCATGAACTCAATGAAAGCCGATATGGGTGGTGCAGCAACGTTAGCGGGTGCTTTAGCATTAGCGGTTACTCGAGGTTTAAATAAACGCGTAAAACTACTGCTTTGTATCGCAGATAATATGGTCAGCGGTAATGCCTTTAAATTAGGTGATATTATTCGTTACCGTAATGGTAAATCAGTTGAAATCATGAATACAGATGCTGAAGGGCGTTTAGTTTTAGCTGATGGTTTAATTGATGCAAGTAATATTGCACCAGAGCTGATTATCGATGCAGCAACATTAACTGGTGCAGCTAAAGTTGCAGTAGGTAATGACTACCACTCTGTATTGAGTTTTGATGATAAATTAGCCGCAGAGTTACTGGCTAGCGCTGAACAAGAAAATGAATTGTTCTGGCGTCTGCCATTAGCAGATTTCCATCGTAGTCAATTACCGTCTAGCTTCGCTGATTTAAATAATATCGCAGCACCTTCCCATACTGCGGGTGCAAGTACTGCGGCTGCATTCTTATCACACTTTGTTACCGACTATAAAAAAGGTTGGGTACATATCGACTGTTCAGCAACATACAGAAAATCTTCTGTAGAACAATGGGCAGCGGGTGCTACGGGTTATGGTGTGCGTTCTATCGCGAATCTGTTATTAGCAAAAGCAAAATAA
- a CDS encoding alpha-2-macroglobulin family protein has translation MNMNQNQFRQYTEKRGYRYSSLAVVLASALALIGCDDKADENTSSANKTQNTQVTEQKNTAQNTSGTETQTSEKPAVTTKTNNQTALKSKEVRDELAMRFAGKDVTVLDASELQRDGASTMVVTFSVPLDPDQKFDDVIHLVDTKKGKLEGAWELSDNLMELRFRHLPPSTELNLTIDEKIKGINERTLTTPFSQKLTTEEIFPSVGFTSKGSLLPLEAAEGLPITALNVGQVDVNFFRVKDEQLAQFLTQWESRSNINYWESDEFLSQADLVYTGRFELNTETNTRENVLLPLKSIDALKKEGAYIAVMQQAGKYSYTVPATVFTFSDIGLSMHSYLDTLDVFTQSLKNGSALDKVEIRLLDEKGGLISKAQTDSQGHATLEKSDKARLLMAIRDGQTSMIDLRKPALDLSEFDIGGPQGYSKQFFAFGPRDLYRPGETLIVNALLRDGDGNPIKEQPVKVDLLKTDGQVSRSFVWQPEKGLYQLKLVIPADENTGTRTLRFDVGDGTPRFYEFQVEDFMPERMALEITGKKGILLSGNDAYFDIKGRYLYGAPAADNRLQGQVFLKASREAVSKLPGYEFGAVKDENFSRLLDEFELNLDSDGEGELSVDSERYAELKSPINIILQASLLEAGGRPVTRRYQQAVWPATHLAGIRPVFPKKEVYDYRTDKYKSGYSVDENSMAEFEIVYTDQDGKKLPANDLKVKFIYERHDYYWRWSSSNGWESGYNEKDLQMDEQTIKIAKDGTAKVAFPVEWGSYRIEVVDPKTELVSSLRFWAGYSWMDNTGGTGAVRPDQVKLKLDKEGYLPGEKVKLNIVAPHPGKGYVLLESSNGPLWWQEIDVPEKGLDVEVPINKEWARHDLYLTSVVVRPGDTSKQATVKRAVGILHLPLQDKNRRIDISLDAPEKIRPNQDLKIRIKANPVADQPLPENINVLVSAVDTGVLNITEYKTPDPYDAFFGRKRYSIDQYDVYGQLIEGQGRLANLRFGGDGGEAAALSRGGKKPLTDVQIIAQQTAPVKLNAQGEGEVSLPIPEFNGEVRLMAQAWTADKFGSQEGKVVIAAPLVTQLSLPRFMAGGDNALLSLDLTNLTDDAQSITLNYTASGLVGLGGAESKTVSLTKGERTQIQIPVKAKHGFGQGEFSLSIYGIKVPGEEIKPYHNTWNIGVRPAFPAETIHYASTLQDGDTWRLPSEILNRFNSSTLEGELLLTSRPPLQVARYVRELFAYPYGCLEQTVSGLYPSLYSTEKELKQLGIKTQTDADRKAAIDKGIAHLLTMQKSEGGFALWDQGGREEYWLTAYATDFLFRASQQGYSVPADSLKRANDRLLRYLQDKNLVNYEYAVNQDAARFSARAYAALVLANQQKAPLGELRRLYLERNQAGSGLALVQLGIALKLMGDSSRAESLIAEGVTTSRKYNYGLGDYGSTIRDQALIIALLSENNLETQSRDASVMTLSDNLTSREWFSTQESNSLYLAGRFFINMAEQPWEVAVNRQVPAISSDRAVNETLTSAQLQEGLELNNRGGAAIYSRMNIVGYPKVAPAPYSNVLNVHRSYYDLKGNRVHPNRLQSGEMLVVKLEVSADRDVPDALVVDLLPAGLEIENQNLASSSASLSDSAADLQEFIDDMGQANIKHLEYRDDRFVAAISVDKYRPTTLLYLARAVTPGSYQVPPPQVESMYVPYWRAIGSTETKIDVVP, from the coding sequence ATGAATATGAACCAAAACCAATTTAGACAATATACAGAAAAGAGAGGCTATCGTTATAGCTCCCTTGCTGTTGTATTGGCATCAGCATTGGCTCTTATCGGCTGTGATGATAAAGCGGATGAAAACACATCATCTGCTAATAAGACGCAAAATACACAAGTGACAGAGCAAAAAAATACCGCTCAAAACACATCAGGCACTGAAACTCAAACAAGCGAAAAACCAGCAGTTACAACAAAAACGAATAACCAAACTGCATTAAAAAGCAAAGAAGTCCGTGATGAGTTGGCAATGCGTTTTGCCGGAAAAGACGTCACTGTATTAGATGCATCAGAATTACAGCGTGATGGTGCGAGCACAATGGTGGTGACTTTCTCTGTACCACTTGATCCTGACCAAAAGTTTGATGATGTAATTCACCTTGTTGATACCAAAAAAGGGAAATTAGAAGGTGCGTGGGAGTTATCTGATAACTTAATGGAACTGCGTTTTCGTCATTTACCACCATCAACAGAATTAAATTTAACCATCGATGAAAAAATAAAAGGTATTAATGAACGCACATTAACAACGCCTTTTAGCCAGAAATTAACGACAGAAGAAATTTTCCCATCTGTTGGCTTTACCAGCAAAGGTTCGTTACTGCCACTTGAAGCAGCTGAAGGTCTACCCATTACTGCGTTAAATGTGGGGCAAGTTGACGTAAACTTTTTCCGCGTTAAAGATGAACAATTAGCTCAATTTTTAACGCAATGGGAAAGCCGTTCCAATATTAACTATTGGGAATCAGATGAGTTTTTATCTCAAGCTGATTTGGTATATACCGGTCGTTTTGAGTTAAACACAGAAACAAATACCCGTGAAAACGTATTGTTACCGCTAAAATCAATAGATGCCCTGAAAAAAGAGGGTGCCTACATTGCGGTTATGCAACAAGCGGGTAAATACTCTTATACAGTGCCTGCCACGGTATTTACATTTAGTGATATCGGGCTGTCGATGCACAGTTATCTTGATACGTTAGATGTTTTTACTCAATCACTTAAAAATGGTTCTGCATTAGATAAAGTAGAAATTCGCCTATTAGATGAAAAAGGTGGATTGATTTCTAAAGCACAGACAGATAGCCAAGGACATGCCACACTTGAGAAAAGTGATAAAGCACGTTTATTAATGGCCATTCGTGATGGACAAACCAGTATGATTGACTTGCGTAAACCCGCGCTTGATCTTTCTGAATTTGATATTGGTGGTCCGCAAGGTTATAGCAAACAATTTTTTGCTTTCGGTCCTCGCGATCTCTATCGTCCGGGTGAAACATTAATCGTTAACGCATTGCTACGTGACGGTGATGGTAATCCTATTAAAGAACAACCTGTTAAAGTCGATCTGCTTAAAACAGACGGGCAAGTGTCTCGTAGTTTTGTTTGGCAACCTGAAAAGGGGCTTTACCAATTAAAATTAGTTATTCCTGCGGATGAAAATACGGGTACACGTACCTTACGTTTTGATGTAGGCGATGGTACTCCTCGTTTCTATGAATTTCAGGTCGAAGACTTTATGCCAGAACGTATGGCATTAGAAATCACCGGTAAGAAAGGCATTTTATTGAGTGGTAATGACGCTTATTTTGACATTAAGGGTCGCTATCTTTATGGCGCACCAGCTGCGGATAATCGCTTACAAGGGCAAGTTTTCTTAAAAGCCTCGCGTGAAGCTGTCAGTAAATTACCCGGCTATGAATTTGGTGCTGTAAAAGATGAGAACTTCAGCCGCCTATTGGATGAGTTTGAACTTAATTTAGACTCTGATGGTGAAGGTGAGTTAAGTGTTGATAGTGAACGTTATGCTGAGTTGAAATCACCTATCAATATCATTCTACAAGCAAGCCTACTTGAAGCGGGTGGACGTCCTGTTACTCGTCGTTATCAACAAGCAGTTTGGCCTGCCACTCATCTTGCTGGTATTCGTCCTGTCTTCCCTAAAAAAGAAGTTTACGATTACCGCACAGACAAATATAAATCAGGTTATAGCGTTGATGAAAACTCAATGGCTGAATTTGAAATTGTCTATACAGATCAAGACGGTAAAAAACTACCTGCTAATGATCTAAAAGTGAAGTTTATCTATGAACGTCATGATTATTACTGGCGTTGGTCTAGTTCGAATGGCTGGGAATCTGGCTATAACGAAAAAGATCTGCAAATGGATGAACAGACAATCAAGATTGCGAAAGATGGTACTGCAAAAGTGGCATTCCCTGTTGAGTGGGGTTCTTATCGCATTGAAGTTGTCGATCCTAAAACAGAATTAGTCAGTAGCCTACGTTTCTGGGCGGGTTATTCTTGGATGGATAACACAGGTGGAACAGGCGCGGTAAGACCAGACCAAGTTAAATTGAAACTGGATAAAGAGGGGTATTTACCGGGCGAAAAAGTCAAATTAAACATTGTTGCGCCTCATCCGGGTAAAGGTTATGTGTTACTCGAATCAAGTAATGGTCCTTTATGGTGGCAGGAAATTGATGTACCCGAAAAAGGGCTTGATGTTGAAGTGCCTATTAATAAAGAGTGGGCAAGACACGATCTCTATCTGACTTCTGTTGTTGTAAGACCAGGAGATACTTCAAAACAAGCGACAGTAAAACGTGCTGTGGGTATTTTGCATTTACCATTACAGGATAAAAACCGTCGTATTGATATTTCACTTGATGCACCTGAAAAAATTCGCCCTAACCAAGATTTAAAAATCCGCATTAAAGCGAATCCAGTTGCCGATCAGCCATTACCTGAAAATATTAATGTATTGGTTTCTGCGGTTGATACTGGTGTATTGAATATCACAGAGTATAAAACCCCAGATCCTTACGATGCTTTCTTTGGTCGTAAACGTTACAGCATCGACCAATATGATGTTTATGGGCAATTAATTGAAGGGCAAGGTCGTTTAGCTAACTTGCGTTTTGGTGGTGATGGTGGTGAAGCCGCCGCATTATCTCGTGGTGGTAAAAAGCCATTAACGGATGTGCAAATCATCGCTCAACAAACGGCTCCTGTAAAATTAAATGCGCAAGGTGAGGGCGAAGTTTCTTTACCTATTCCTGAGTTTAATGGTGAAGTTCGTTTAATGGCGCAAGCTTGGACTGCGGATAAATTTGGTAGCCAAGAAGGTAAAGTTGTTATTGCCGCACCTTTAGTGACTCAGCTTTCATTACCTCGCTTTATGGCTGGCGGTGATAATGCACTCTTATCGTTAGATTTAACCAATCTGACAGATGATGCACAATCTATTACCTTAAATTATACCGCTTCAGGTTTGGTGGGATTAGGTGGCGCTGAAAGCAAAACTGTCTCGCTAACGAAAGGTGAACGTACTCAAATTCAAATCCCAGTAAAAGCGAAACATGGTTTTGGTCAGGGCGAATTCTCACTGTCTATTTATGGTATTAAAGTACCGGGTGAAGAGATTAAACCTTACCATAATACATGGAATATTGGTGTTCGCCCTGCATTCCCAGCAGAAACCATTCATTATGCAAGTACATTGCAAGATGGTGATACTTGGCGTTTACCATCAGAAATTTTAAATCGCTTTAATAGCTCAACGCTTGAAGGTGAATTATTGCTGACAAGTCGCCCTCCGTTACAAGTAGCGCGTTATGTTAGAGAGCTATTTGCTTATCCTTATGGTTGCTTAGAACAAACCGTCAGTGGGCTTTATCCTTCACTGTATTCAACAGAAAAAGAGTTGAAACAGTTGGGAATTAAAACGCAAACTGATGCTGATAGAAAAGCGGCTATTGATAAAGGTATTGCTCATCTGCTGACGATGCAAAAATCAGAAGGCGGATTCGCTTTATGGGATCAGGGTGGACGTGAAGAATATTGGTTAACCGCTTATGCGACTGACTTCTTATTCCGTGCGTCACAACAAGGTTATTCAGTTCCCGCTGATTCATTAAAACGCGCGAATGATCGTTTATTACGTTATTTACAAGATAAAAACTTAGTTAACTATGAATATGCAGTTAATCAAGATGCAGCTCGTTTCTCAGCAAGGGCTTATGCTGCGTTAGTATTAGCTAATCAGCAAAAAGCACCTTTAGGTGAATTACGTCGTCTCTATCTTGAGCGTAATCAAGCTGGAAGTGGCTTAGCCTTAGTTCAGTTAGGTATCGCATTAAAACTGATGGGGGATAGCAGCCGCGCTGAAAGCTTAATTGCTGAAGGTGTGACAACATCGCGTAAATATAATTATGGATTGGGCGACTACGGTAGCACCATTCGTGACCAAGCATTAATTATTGCTTTGTTAAGTGAAAATAATCTTGAAACACAATCTCGTGATGCAAGCGTGATGACGTTATCGGATAACTTAACAAGCCGTGAATGGTTCTCAACTCAAGAAAGTAACTCGCTATATCTTGCTGGGCGCTTCTTTATTAATATGGCAGAACAGCCTTGGGAAGTTGCTGTTAATCGTCAAGTCCCTGCAATCAGTAGCGATCGCGCAGTCAATGAGACATTAACATCAGCACAATTACAAGAAGGTTTAGAGCTAAATAATCGTGGTGGCGCAGCGATTTATTCTCGTATGAATATCGTGGGCTATCCGAAAGTCGCTCCTGCTCCTTATAGTAATGTATTAAATGTCCATCGTAGTTACTATGATTTGAAAGGAAACCGCGTTCACCCTAATCGCTTACAAAGTGGTGAAATGCTGGTGGTAAAACTGGAAGTTTCTGCTGACAGAGACGTACCTGATGCATTAGTGGTTGATTTATTACCAGCTGGTCTTGAAATCGAAAACCAAAACTTAGCATCAAGTAGTGCAAGCTTAAGTGATAGTGCTGCTGACTTGCAGGAATTTATCGACGATATGGGACAAGCAAATATCAAACATCTAGAATATCGTGATGATCGCTTTGTTGCTGCTATTTCTGTTGATAAATATCGCCCAACGACATTGCTCTATTTAGCAAGAGCCGTAACACCGGGCAGCTATCAAGTACCACCACCACAAGTTGAATCTATGTATGTGCCTTATTGGCGTGCAATAGGATCAACAGAAACCAAGATTGATGTTGTTCCTTAA
- the pbpC gene encoding peptidoglycan glycosyltransferase PbpC (penicillin-binding protein 1C), translated as MKLGYKRLIAVIIIFLLTTPILVWIADKIWPLPDPEPQIATIVTAQDGTPLWRFADKEGVWRYHVKLADVSPEYLEALITYEDRWFYQHPGVNPMAIFRAAWQDLSSGRIVSGGSTLSMQVARLIDPHSRTLGGKIKQLWRTLQLEWYYSKDEILEIYLNIAPFGGTLEGIGAASWAYLGKSPADLSAGEAALMAVLPQAPSRLRPDRYPERAQAARDKVLDRLAEYQIWSQEKVDEIKEEQVLLAPRQTPQLAPLLARRMYNEKREPVITTTIDINIQRQLEDIANQWKYQLADKTSLAILVVDHTDMSVKGYVGSADFNDNSRFGHVDMISAWRSPGSTLKPFIYALALDEGLIHAESLLQDVPRRFDNYRPGNFDSDFNGAVSASEALSRSLNLPAVQLIEVYGAKKFAAKLRHNHLEMRFPYGSEPNLALILGGTATRMDELVSAFSALARQGKTAPLRFKPEQIIENRVLMSQGSAWIIRRILAGEARPRPDSAISPVVPLAWKTGTSYGYRDAWSIGVNARYTIGVWVGRPDGTPVAGQFGFATAVPIMNQVNNLLTGYFYQNKQRPPTDLRPDSVTAATICWPTGKALPKEDSNCRVSRRSWILDNTIPPTLLNDSQEGILGINEKIWLDDEGKRTGPNCPNAELKDIALWPIALEAWLPEKERRAKRLPPISETCPPIKEDIIPLFISGIRAGDLLRPLPGETNLEITVSTQGGSGMQWWFLNGEQIGKTENGETFSYLLEKRGKYQLSVLDLSGQTDMVNFIFR; from the coding sequence ATGAAACTAGGATATAAACGGCTTATTGCTGTTATCATTATTTTTTTGCTAACAACGCCAATTTTAGTCTGGATCGCAGATAAAATTTGGCCTCTTCCTGATCCTGAACCTCAAATTGCGACGATTGTTACAGCGCAAGATGGTACACCTCTTTGGCGTTTTGCCGATAAAGAAGGGGTATGGCGTTATCATGTCAAACTCGCTGATGTCTCTCCTGAATATTTAGAAGCCTTAATTACTTATGAAGATCGCTGGTTTTATCAACATCCTGGTGTTAACCCGATGGCGATATTCCGTGCGGCGTGGCAAGATCTAAGTTCAGGAAGAATAGTGTCAGGCGGAAGTACGTTATCAATGCAAGTGGCTCGCCTTATTGATCCTCACTCGCGTACTTTAGGGGGGAAAATCAAACAGCTTTGGCGTACCTTGCAATTAGAGTGGTATTACTCAAAAGATGAAATTCTGGAGATTTACCTCAATATAGCTCCTTTTGGCGGTACATTAGAAGGCATTGGTGCAGCAAGTTGGGCTTATTTAGGCAAATCACCCGCTGATTTATCTGCGGGCGAGGCGGCATTAATGGCGGTATTGCCACAAGCGCCAAGTCGTTTACGACCAGATAGATATCCTGAACGCGCTCAAGCTGCTAGAGATAAAGTATTAGATAGGCTGGCAGAATATCAAATATGGTCACAAGAAAAAGTTGATGAAATCAAAGAAGAACAGGTTTTATTAGCGCCAAGGCAAACACCGCAATTGGCACCATTGCTGGCTCGTCGTATGTATAACGAAAAGCGAGAGCCTGTTATTACCACTACGATTGATATTAATATTCAACGACAACTCGAAGATATTGCGAATCAATGGAAGTATCAATTAGCGGATAAAACATCCTTAGCCATCTTAGTTGTTGATCATACGGATATGAGTGTAAAAGGGTATGTTGGTTCTGCCGATTTTAATGACAATTCGCGCTTTGGTCATGTCGATATGATTAGTGCATGGCGTTCGCCCGGTTCAACATTAAAGCCATTTATTTATGCACTTGCATTAGATGAAGGGCTTATTCATGCAGAATCACTCTTACAAGATGTTCCCCGTCGATTTGATAATTATCGTCCTGGTAATTTTGACTCTGATTTTAATGGTGCGGTCAGTGCCAGTGAAGCACTAAGCCGTTCTTTAAATTTACCCGCGGTACAACTTATCGAAGTGTATGGAGCAAAGAAATTTGCGGCAAAATTGCGTCATAACCATCTTGAAATGCGCTTTCCTTATGGTTCAGAGCCAAATTTAGCGCTGATCTTAGGAGGAACAGCAACACGAATGGATGAGCTTGTTTCTGCCTTTAGTGCATTAGCAAGGCAAGGAAAAACAGCACCGTTACGTTTTAAGCCAGAGCAAATAATAGAAAACCGAGTGTTGATGTCACAAGGTTCGGCATGGATTATTAGGCGCATATTAGCTGGAGAAGCTAGACCTCGACCAGATAGTGCAATTTCCCCCGTTGTTCCTTTAGCTTGGAAAACAGGAACAAGTTATGGCTATCGAGATGCGTGGTCTATCGGTGTGAATGCTCGCTATACCATTGGTGTTTGGGTGGGCAGACCTGATGGAACACCTGTTGCAGGGCAATTTGGCTTTGCAACGGCTGTCCCTATTATGAATCAGGTCAATAACTTATTAACCGGCTATTTCTATCAAAATAAACAAAGACCACCAACTGATTTGCGTCCTGATAGTGTAACCGCAGCAACAATTTGTTGGCCGACAGGTAAGGCATTACCTAAAGAAGATAGTAACTGTAGAGTCAGTCGTCGAAGCTGGATCTTAGATAACACTATTCCACCCACTTTATTGAATGATAGCCAAGAAGGTATTTTGGGGATCAACGAAAAAATTTGGTTAGATGATGAAGGTAAACGTACGGGACCTAATTGTCCTAACGCAGAGTTAAAAGATATTGCTTTATGGCCGATAGCATTAGAAGCATGGTTGCCTGAAAAAGAGCGCAGAGCAAAACGATTGCCGCCGATTTCTGAAACTTGCCCACCAATTAAAGAAGATATTATTCCCTTGTTTATCTCAGGTATCCGAGCGGGTGATTTATTAAGACCATTACCCGGTGAAACTAATCTCGAAATAACAGTTTCTACACAAGGAGGAAGTGGTATGCAATGGTGGTTTTTAAATGGTGAACAAATAGGCAAAACAGAAAACGGGGAAACATTCTCTTATTTATTAGAGAAACGAGGTAAATATCAACTTTCAGTGCTTGATCTAAGTGGTCAAACGGATATGGTTAATTTTATATTTCGTTAA
- a CDS encoding enhanced serine sensitivity protein SseB C-terminal domain-containing protein, with translation MGVSEQFETQEIVSVEGSSLKLSVLEPQPEKLTTALSEFFGEHKPIRRAFIVNAQEQDNEESFYLIGLEITGEEDVITQILPQAAESAFEYLEEGQSLDFCFVNKDEKGVSHFMIHHVSPFYQRKLGGFLRKGIPIVNLDS, from the coding sequence ATGGGTGTATCTGAACAATTTGAGACACAAGAAATTGTTTCTGTTGAAGGTTCTTCTTTGAAGTTAAGTGTTCTAGAGCCACAACCTGAAAAATTAACAACCGCACTTAGCGAGTTTTTTGGTGAACATAAACCGATCCGCCGTGCCTTTATTGTTAATGCTCAGGAGCAAGATAATGAAGAGTCATTTTATCTTATTGGTTTAGAAATAACGGGTGAAGAAGATGTAATTACGCAGATACTCCCACAAGCGGCTGAATCAGCTTTTGAATATTTAGAAGAAGGGCAATCTCTAGATTTTTGCTTTGTGAATAAAGATGAAAAAGGCGTGAGTCATTTTATGATCCACCATGTATCACCTTTTTATCAACGCAAACTAGGAGGATTCTTAAGAAAAGGTATCCCGATAGTTAATTTGGATAGTTAA